One Lycium barbarum isolate Lr01 chromosome 5, ASM1917538v2, whole genome shotgun sequence genomic window carries:
- the LOC132639392 gene encoding uncharacterized protein LOC132639392, giving the protein MSTSKSSFHPAFAVSNIRNHIPVVLEMENAQYGTWAELFRIHAISHRVIRHIIAPEKGNQAAPPSDDDKELWSTLDATVLQWIYSPISNDLLITIIEPGATAMEAWDRLRDIFQDHQNSRAVMLEQEFSTTRMEDFPNASAYCQRLKSISDQLKNVGAPVSNSRLVLQLVSGLTDAFKGVGTQIRHSKPLPHFTEARSSLVLEE; this is encoded by the coding sequence ATGTCCACCTCTAAATCATCCTTCCACCCCGCTTTCGCCGTCTCCAACATCCGTAATCACATTCCTGTGGTTCTTGAAATGGAGAATGCACAATACGGCACATGGGCAGAATTGTTTAGGATCCACGCCATATCCCATAGGGTCATACGCCATATCATCGCACCAGAGAAAGGGAACCAGGCAGCCCCTCCCTCCGATGACGACAAAGAACTTTGGTCGACCCTTGATGCGACTGTGCTCCAGTGGATTTATTCCCCGATTTCGAATGACCTCCTTATTACTATTATTGAACCTGGAGCAACGGCCATGGAAGCCTGGGATCGCTTGCGTGATATCTTCCAGGACCATCAAAACTCCCGTGCCGTTATGCTCGAACAAGAGTTTTCTACAACTAGGATGGAAGACTTCCCGAACGCGTCTGCATATTGTCAGAGGCTCAAGAGCATCTCCGATCAGTTAAAAAATGTGGGGGCTCCGGTTTCCAATTCCCGCCTTGTTCTTCAGCTTGTTTCGGGTCTCACCGACGCATTCAAGGGTGTGGGAACACAGATTCGTCACAGCAAACCATTGCCTCATTTCACCGAGGCGCGCTCCTCACTCGTTCTGGAGGAATGA